The genomic window AAAAAACAAAATGGTCTGAGTTAAAGATAAATTTGTACCTTGTTTGCCAAGTAACAAAATACCTACTGGTAAAATCATAATAAGTGTTGAATTAAGTAGAACTTTTGCTAGAATATACGTATTCTGAAAATTATCCGTATACTGCACACAATAATCCCTATACTTAATCATATCATCATAAAACTTACGAAATGAACGCACTGTTCTTCCAAATACCTTAACCACAGGAATTCCCTTTACATACTGAGTTGTAGAAGTACTTATTCTTTCAAGAGCATCATAATAACTTTTAGCGCTTTCCTCAGCAGCTTTTCCACTACGTTTTTTCATTTGTATCCAAAATCCTAGAAGAGGTGGAATCATAGCTGCAATTGTAAGTAGTGGATTTAAAGTTATCATAAGTAAAATAATAACGATTCCTGTGACAAACACATTTATCATATCTGGTAACTGATGTGCTATAAACGTTTCTATTTTTCCTACGTTTTGTTCAAATGTTTTCCTTATTATTCCAGTTGATGTATTATTTAAATAACCTAGTGGAAGTTTCCCAATATGTGCAGAAAGACATACACGCAAGCTGTACAAAATTCTATATGCAGCGGCATGTGACATAAGTCCAGACGCATACATAAATACAACTCCCCCTATTAATCCTGCAAGTGCAATCATTCCCCATCTCATCATATATGTGGCATTAACTTGCATTAAATTAAAAGCATTTTTCAAAAGTTCTGCCAATATAAAATATACTGAAATATATGGTAGTATCATTAAAATTGCACTAATAGCAGACAAAATACACGAACCAATCAATAGTCCTCGTTTTTCTCCAGCGATTTCCAAAAGCCTTGGAATCCCCCTCTTTTTTGTACTCATATAAAATCACCTCTTTTATTTTTCACCTAGCAGTTATTTATAAATCTTACTTAAATATTACTCTGCTATAAGTTTAATATAACTTTATATGCTTTTTCTGCTCAAAATAGGATTATGATTACTCAAATTGGTATTATATAAAACCTTTAAACATAAAATAATTCCCTATAAAATAAAGCAGTAAAATACCAACCACATTTACCTCATAGGGAATTGTTCCATTTTTAAATTTATTTTTTAATATCTTGTATGTATTTACTAGGATTAACACCATATTTTTTTCTAAATGCAGCTGCAAAATGACTCATATTCAAATATCCAACCCGTACTGCTACGTCACTAACATTTAAATTTTTTTCATCTAATAAAAACTTTGCCATCTCTAATCTTTTATTTATAACATAAGTGTGTATAGGCATGCCATAAACTTCTTTAAACCCTTTTTTTAATTTACACTCATTTAATAACACATATTTTGAAAGACTACTTATGGAAGGTGTTTGTGCTAGATTTTTATCTAATATATCTTTTGCATGATAAATGCACCTTAAGTCTTCTGAAGACAGATTTACATTATTAGAGATTTTCTCTGTTTGATAAACAACCTCATTTAAATATACTGCAACAAGTTCTAATAGTTTTCCTTCCATATAAAGTTGTTTTAGTGAATTCTGATAAGGACACTTAAGTATCTGTTGTAAAATTACTTGAATAGATGGTGTTACTTTATATCTACCATTAATTATGTTTTTTGAAGAACCACAATGCAAATTACAGCTAGCACAAATATTCTCAAGAATATCCTTTATCTCAGCTAGTGGCATTTTAATTTCAATTAAATGAATATCTCTCATTGCAGGATAAATACTCTTTTTTCTCGTTTCAGAACTTGTACCAATATAACTTTCTCCTGAGAGTAACTGAAATTCTTTTTCTACCTGCGGCAACTCCCAATTCAGATTATCTCCAAGACAAAAAAGCATATCCATATGAGGAGTTCTAGAAACTCCACATACTTCAACAGGTTCTCTAAAATTTAAATTGTAATCAATAATCCGTATACCTCTTGAGCCACATATCCTGTTCATCTCGCCACTACCAGCTTCCTGTGGAATAGAATAATAAAAATTATCACTATTTGAATTATAAGCTTCATTAAATGCATGGCAAATAGAACACCCATAGGATGCTTTATTATTTACTTTATACTCATACTGCTTCATCATATATAAATCACCTCATTCTTTGGGGTTCTTTACTAATTACATATTTTTATCTTGTAATACTCCCTTATTAAAGATCTGTAAAGTTATCCTATGCTAATTATAGCATAATTGATACCAATTATCATTTGCAATTTAATTTTATCTGAAAACTATTATATAAATTTCCTTACTTAAATTAAAGATTATTTTAACCCAACTTTATTACACAAATTAATGGTTTTATTACAATATTGCACATTTGGTATGATTTGTTGATTTATTATTGCAAATAAATATTTTAATCTAATATTAGAAATATTTTTAATTAAAACATCTAGAAAGGTGGGGAATCATGGGGAATTTTCGAAATATAAACACTTTAAAACCAGAAGGTATTGAAAACAAAAAAGCTTACTTAGTTGGTGCTGGTATTGCTTCTCTTTCAGCTGCTGCATATTTAATTATGGATGGTCATATGGATGGGAAAAACATTACTATTTTAGAAGAAACAAATGTTAGCGGCGGTGCTATGGATGGTTGTGGAAACGCAAAAGACGGTTATATTATTAGAGGCGGAAGAGAAATGGAAGAACACTATGAATGTTGTTGGGATTTATACAGCAAAATTCCGTCTCTAGATAATCCTAACAGAACTGTTTTAGATGAATTTAGAGAACTAAATACGCTTGATCCTAATGAATCTACTTGCAGATTAATTCATAATTGTGGTGAAAAAGCTGATTCTTCATCTCTTGGTTTAAGTGATATACACATTAAGCAATTAACTATGCTTTTTCTTGCAACAGAAGAAAATTTAGGTGCTACAACTGTTGAAGAGTATTTCGATCCTTCTTTTTTTGAAACTAATATGTGGTATTTCTGGCGCTCTATGTTTGCATTTGAAACTTGGCATAGCGTTGCAGAGATGAAACGTTACATGGAACGTTTTATACATTTACTTCCAGGTATGAATAGATTTAAAGGAATTATGTTTGCAAAATACAATCAATATGATTCTATGATTCTTCCTTTGAAAAATTGGTTACTATCTAAAAATGTAGTCTTTGCCTTAAATACACAAGTTAAAGATTTAGAAATTGACATAAACGGAGATAAAAAAACTGTTACTGCAATTCATTTAACACATAATGGTAAAGACAAAATAATCCATACAAGTGAAAATGATCTAGTATTTGTTACTAATGGTTCCATGACAGAAAATTCAACTCTCGGTAACATGCACAAAGCTCCTGTACTTAATCGTGATCTGGGTGGATGTTGGAGATTATGGAATAACATCGCTAAAAAGCATCCTTCCTTTGGAAGACCTGAAGTATTCTGTAGTGACATTAATAAGAGCAACTGGGAATCCTTTACTATAACATGTACAGACTCTAAAATAGCAGATATACTTAAGAATCTAACTGGAAGAGATCCTTACTCTGGTAAAACTGCTACTGGTGGAATTATAACGATTAAAGATTCAAGCTGGCTTTTAAGTATAACTTGTAATAGGCAACCTCACTTTGTTGACCAACCTAAGAATGTATTAGTACTATGGGCTTATGGTCTTTTTACTGACAAGATTGGTGACTTTGTGAAGAAGAGAATGTGTGATTGTACTGGCGAAGAACTAGTAACAGAACTTCTATATCACCTAGGTATGAAAGACGAAATACCTGAAATTCTTAAAACAGTTAACGTTATACCTTGTATGATGCCTTATATAACAAGCCAATTTATGCCACGTACAAAAGGTGATAGACCTGATGTTGTTCCTAATGGCAGTACTAATCTTGCATTTTTAGGACAATTTGCCGAAGTTCCTGGAGATTGCGTATTCACAGTTGAATATTCAATTCGTTCAGCTATGATAGCTGTTTATACTCTACTTAATCTTGAGAAAAATGTGCCTGAAATATATCCATCTAAATATGATATTCGTGTAATTGCAGCAGCAGCAAAAACATTATACAGTGGACGTCCTCTACCTGCTGAATCCATTATACACAAACTATTGAAGGACACAAGTCTTGATGGCTTAATTTAAAACTTCCTTTAGTAGCCCTAATGCTATATTTTAAATTGTTGAGTTCATTATAATGATTTCAAATTATAGGTCATCAACAATTTCTTAAAACATAGCCTAATTTAAACGCAAAAGCTATGAAATCTCTGTTTAAAAACTCAATTTCATAGCTTTTATTTAGTCTATATCTTTTATTTAGTATATAGCTATCGTAACTAATACTCCAATCCTCAATAGGTTATAAGTAACTTTACGCCATTATTGGATAAAAGCTCATCGTAATAAACCAAAGATACAATGCTATTAGCATACTTTGCATTTTAATAAAGCTTTATAGGTATCTCCACTTATTAATTTATTAAGATTATCAACAATTTGCTCTGGATTTTCAACCATATTTGCTCTTATCCATTCAAGCAATAAACCAACAAGAGCAACCTTATAAAAATTCACTACAAATTCCTTTTCTTTTTCGGACACTTCCATGCCTTCAGTAATTTCATCTACAACATCTAAAACAAGGTTGTACACTGCACTATATAAATGAGTTTCTAATTGATCACGACCAATAGAATTATAAGTATTTAATACCATTTTGCGATTTTCACTCAAATAAAAAAATATCCTTAAAAATCCCTGTTGCCATGTCTCATATGTTTTGTTTTCTGCCATTACAACGGCAACTTCATTTTTGAAAATCCACTCTAAAAGTGCGTAAATATCTTGAAAGTGATAATAGAATGTACGACGATTTACTCCACAATCATTAACAATATTATTAACTGTAATCTTTGCTAAAGGAGTAGTGTTCATTAGCTTTTTTAATGATTCTGCCAAAGCTTTTTTTGTCGTTTGTGACATACTCTATATCTCCCTTCTTATAAACTATATAAGTAGTATATTTATATAATCCTATACAATATTACTTATATAGTGATAAAATTGCATAATTTACAAAGCGAATTTTTTAAAAAAGCTATTCCATAAATAATTGTTAGGGTCTTTTTTGGTTATTTCATACTGTTCCTTTACTATTTATAGAAAAAATCCTTCCATTGAATCTGCCTTATAGGAACAGTCTAATTCTTTTTCGAGTTCAGAAATATCTTCAATCCATAGTTTTAATTGATTAAGAGTTAGAGGTATAAGCTCCAAGCGTTCAGTTTGTATTGTCATTTTGTTTCCCCCATTAAATAAAATTTTTCTATAAAACTGTTCCATAAATTGGAATTCATTAGTTTCCTATTATGCTCATTTTGTTCATCAGAGATATTTCTCTATTTTGCATTGCTCATATAGATTTTTCCCTAACAGAGTAATTGCTTCTTGAGGACAATTGCTTATACACCGATAGCACATAGTGCATCTTCCATTTTGTACTGCTTTACGATTTACAATAGATAAGTTTTTCATTGGGCATAGTTGGGTACACATCCCACAACCAATACATTTTTCAGTGTTGATTTTCAGCTTATCTGAATAATTTTTTGTTTTTCCATAGAACCAAAGTCTTTGACCAAAAAGACCTGCAATATGATAGAGAAGACCAATTCCCTCTTGTGTTGCATGCTCGTTTTTTAGGTTATTTGCAGACTTTTTTATTTTTATATGCGCTTGCTTTACAATAACTTTATTTTGTTCTATTGTTTTCTTTAATGCTTTTTCATCACCTATACAATCTGGCATTTTTAAATGAAGCCCGCCAACAATCTCAGCACCACATTGAGCAAGTAACCTTGCGCTACAACCAGCGCCATCACCACTGAACAACCCCATAGTTGCAATGATAAAAACTTTTTTACCCATGAATTTGGGTTTATTCTGCAAAATAAAATCTCTCACTATTTTAGGTAAATTACTAAAATGAATAGGATACGCTAAAACAATAAAATCACTTTTATGTATTTCATCTAAAACGTTCGCATCTTCAATAGAAATACACTTTGATGCTACGTCAAGTTCTTTTACGAACAGTTCAATACAATGCTTTGTGTTACCTGTTCCGCTAAAATATATCCCTAACATACCTCTACCTCACTTCTTTAGCCTATTGTAAAACTAATATAAATAATCTCCTGGATAAATTACTATTCATCTTTTAGATAAATTGCTTTGACTAAATTACCATCTTATATTATGTATTGTATATTAATTCTCATATTATATCATAATTCCCAATATTAAGATTTGAATTTTTATTTTCATTCAACCAATATATTTCCAGTATCTGATTATAGAAATGAAAAATATGTTTAGATTTTTCATGCATGATTTGGTATAATTGTATTTGATAAACATTTTTCTAATTAACTAATTTTCACAATGCTAAAGCCATTATATTTATTTTCACAAATTGAACATAACTTATTACATACTAAACTAAGTTTATTATTCTTAAAATATAGGACTTATTCTGTGATAAATAAATATGAAATTAAACCTAATAAATTTCATAATAACAATATACTAAAAAGTATATAAATCACGATAAAAAAGGAGAGAGTTGTAATGGAAAAGTGAATAAAATGAATAACTTTGCACGATTTTAAATTTCTAAAATTAATTTTGTCTATTTTGATATTCAGGCAATTTGTCACCTTCTTTCAAATCACTATTTAGATTTATGCCAATTATAAAAATCTTTTAGATCTTCTTTTCGTTCCTGTGGTAAGTCTGCTTTCTTAACACCTTGAATTGCACCTTCCAGTGCTAACAATATATGAATACACGCAGAAGTATCAATTTCTTGTATTTTCAGCCACACCTGTTCTGCCCAATATCTTTTAATTCATCATAAAAAAACATACCTACTTTATTCAACTACCTTTCAACTTCTTTTCCGATATTAAATAATTTTGATAATTCTCCCATAATAAAACTTTCCTTCAAAGTTGGAATTTATCGTCTTAAAAACAAGTTAATATGGCCTCTTAATTAACCAAAACATTCTGTTAGTTTGATTATATTCTGGATAATAAATTTCTTCATAGTGGATTATATCAAATTTTCTTTCAAAAAAATTTTTCCATTCATCTGTTGTGTTGTTTAACAAAATTAATCCATCATCAAGTAAATTATCTTTTATAACTTTTATATCCCATTCTGTTATTTGTTCCGTTGTTATATAAGGATTTAACTTCACCAAAACTTTACCCTTATTTCCCAAAACCCTTTCTACTTCTCTAATTAAAATTTCTGCATCATCTGGATATAAATTATCAATAATGTTAGATAAAATTACAGCATCAAAAGATGAATTGTCTATATTTTTTAATACATCAACATTCCCTTGGACAAAATGGAATTCTCCTTTAAGCATTTGTTTAGCTCTTATTTGTGCGTTTTGAATTCCCTTTTGTGACAAATCGATTCCTACATTATATTTTGTTCCATTTATAGCACATAAAAATAGCATAGTACCATTTCCGCATCCAAAATCAAGGACATTTGTTGTATCATTACAAATCCACTCAATTCCTTTATCTAGAACGTTGTTTCCAGAACTTGACTTTGTTGGAGTTTTAAAAATTTCTTTTGAAAAGATGTCATTCCATTTATTTAAACATTTATCATATTTCTTATTCATATTTATTTCTCCTTTAACTTTTAATCCAACAAATTGCTATTTATAATACTAAAACTTAAATTTGAATTTATTTTGCACATGCTTGAACAAATTTAATAGGAACATCCATTTTTTTTGCTGTTTCTTCTACGGTAAGCCCACTATCCAAAAATCGTTTGCATACAACTTTTATGTTTTCACCAACTTCAATGATATGCTTATCTAAATCATAGAAACGAACCACTCTTTGTCCCCATCTATGTTCGTAAACGGGGTGTACATATTCAATATATTTAAGAGCATTTAGCTTTTCAATAAAACTGTCAAATTTGTCTTCTTCAAAATACAGTTCAGCGTTGTTGCCACTAAAAATTATTTCATTATCATTTTTCTTTATAAACTCTTTCCAGCTTTCTTTTGTTTGCAGAGCAACACCACCGGTTAAAGTAACATTAGCTCCAAAGTCCATAATAACCCTTAATCCTAAAACATCTTTATAGAATATTTTTGCTTTTTCTATATCGGTTACAACCAACATAGGATTTTTAAATTTCATAAATATCCTCCCTTAAAATTACTATTCATCTTTTAGATAAATTACTTTAACTAAATTACCAAAGTATATTTAATTATGTCTTAAAAATTTATTTACTTATATACAACTTCAAATTCTTCAAATACCACCATCATATCTGAAGTAAACTCCATTCCTAATTCTTTCAATTCTTCTATAAAAACATCTATATGTGCTTTTTTCCAATACTCTAAAGACTTATCACCTTCACCTTCTATTTCTGCAAGTTCTTCATTTATATCTTTAAAGGGAAGTACTCTTACTTTTTTAGTTCTTATAATACACTCAGCAATTCCACTCCAATTTGTAATAACACTATATTCATCAGCCATAGGTATCTTCTCATTCTCTACTTCATACAAATAATAAAGTGAGGTTGTCCCTCTTTTAACTCCTTCTTTGACTAATCGAGCTAATTCATTAGCACTTTTTTCATCACTACAAAAGTGCCATGAAGTATACTTTTTATTAGTTTTTATAATGCTCTCACCTATAGAAGTTAAGTAATCTTCCCACATTTTCTTCACTGATATATCTATTTTATCCATATTATAATCCCCTTCACTGCGTATAATTTATTGCACAATTTTCTACAATTTCATCTCAACACCTTATATCTTCTTAATACACACACACTTTTCTTATATTATGTATTATTTATCATTAAAAACATTCCAGCACCACCTGTTATTGATGGTCTTCTTTCAAATCCAAACTTTTCATAAAAAGCTTCTTTCCCAGAAGCACTCATAAGCTCAACACAAAACTTCCATCCTTCTTGTGTTCTTTCTTTAATAAAAGATAACATATCATTAATAAGTAATTTTCCAATACCTTTGCCTTGATATTTAGGCATTACTACTACATCTTTTATAAAATAAGACATGCTATTGTCACCAAACATTCTTCCCATTGCAACAACCTCATTACCATCTACTACACAACCAGTAGTATATTAATTTCTATATTATATCATAATTTCCAATATTAAAATTTGCATTTTTATTTTCATTCAACCAATATATTTCCAGTATCGGATTATAGAAATGAAAAATATGTTTAGATTTTTCATACATGATTTGGTATAATTGTATTTGATAAACATTTTTCTAATTAACTAATTTCACAATGCTAAAGTCATTATATTTATTTTCACAAATTGAACATAACTTATTACATACTAAACTAAATATATTGTTCTTAAAATATAGAATTTATTTTGTGATAAATAAATATGAAATTAAACCTAATAAATTTCATAATAACAATATACTAAAAAGTATATAAATCATGATAAAGAAGGAGAGAGTTGTAATGGGAAAAGGAATAATAGGCAATCTAGGTGGATTAAGTAATATAGTTAGTGGACTTGCTGGAAACCTAAGTGAAATGAATAAGGACTCTGTTAAATCAGAATATGGTAAGTATCTTTTAGATAATGAAGAAGTGGTCCAAGCATATTCTTTAATAAGAGATTTAGTTATATTCACAAATATTAGGGTTATTATTATTGATAAACAAGGTGCAACTGGTAAAAAAATGTCTGTTAATTCAGTATTCTTAATGAATATTGTTGACTGTTCAATGGAAACTGCAGGTACTGGAATTGATGATAGTGAAATTAATATTACTTTTCTAACTAATATCAAACGTAATGCTCATAATCAAACTATATCAACTTACAAACTTGAATTTCCTAAGAAAATGGATATAACCCCTTTGTATACATGGCTTTTTAAATTAGCTTATAAAAATCGTTTAGAAATAAATGAAGTAGAATAGCTTCTAATATATTTATAAAATTAAACTAATTTAAAATATTGACACCAAAATATACGTTTTATATTGTAACTAGAAGCCTATTTGAGATTCAAAAGAAATCCGTATATATAAAGGTTCCACAAAGGGGCTGTCGCATTAAGAAATTTACATACAATATAATGTTTCAAAAGTTTAAATTCAACACAATATATTGTAGAATTTATTATTAGTGTAACATCCCCTTTTATTATTTTTTGAAACTAAGGTAACCAATTAAATGAATAACTTTGCACGATTTGAAATTTCTAAAATTAATTCTTGTCTATTTTGATATTCAGGCAATTTGTCACTTTCTTTCAAATCACTATTTAGATTTATGCCAGTTATAAAAATCTTTTAGATCTGCTTTTCGTTCCTGTGGTAAGTCTGCTTTCTTAACACCTTGAATTGCACCTTCCAGTGCTAACAATCTATGAATACACGCAGAAGTATCAATTTCTTGTATTTTCAGCCAAGCCTGTTCTGCCCCAATATCTTTTAATTCATCATAAGCAAATATACCTACTTTATTCAACTGCCTTTCAACTTCTTTCCCGATATTAAGTAATTTTGATAATTCTCCCATAATAAAACTTCCCTTCAAATTACTATTTATATTACTCAACCTTAAATTGGAATTTATTTTTAATTATTTCATTATTTGCACATTCTCTAAACCATAAGGACCTGTTCTTCGTATATAAGCAATTTTATATGATGGTATCATTTCAATATTAATATCCATAACTTACCTTCTTTTTTAATAGAGTACATCGATGCCTGAATTCATCATATAATGCTTTAAAATGTATTTCAACTTATTTTTTAAAATTGCCCAATTACTATTTATAATACTAAAACCTAAATTTCAATTTATTTCCCACATGCTTGAATAAATTTAATGGGAACATCCATTTTTTTGCTGTTTCTTCTACGGTAATCCCACTATCCAAAAATCGTTTGCATACTACTTTTATGTTTTCACCAAAATCAATAAAAATATATGCATGTATGTTTACAAAACTGGACACCAAAAGAGAAGATATATATTTTTTATTGTGCTAGACTTTAACTCAAGGAGGTGGTGACATGGAGTGGTTCAAACACCTAAGCCAAGCAATTGATTATATAGAGAACAATTTAGCAGGTGATATTTCTTATGATGAAGCTGCAAAAATTGCCTGCTGTTCAACATATTATTTTCAGCGAATGTTTTCTTATGTAGCAGGTATTCCATTATCTGAATATATTCGACGTAGGAGAATGACAAAAGCTGCTTTTGAATTACAAGTAAGCAAAGCTAAAGTCATGGATATTGGTTTAAAGTATGGTTATGTTTCACCAACATCATTTAATCGTGCATTTCAAAATGTTCATGGTGTTGCTCCAACTGCAACTCGAAGATCAGGAACTAAATTAAACGCTTATCCACGCATTAGTTTTTCCATTAAAGTCACTGGAGGTGAAAGTATGAGATATCGAATTGAAAAAAAAGACCCCCTTAGGATTGTTGGGGTTAGAGTTCCATTAAAAGAAGACATAGAACAAAACTTTCGAATTGTTCCTGAATTCTGGGATACAACATTAAA from Clostridium sp. MB40-C1 includes these protein-coding regions:
- a CDS encoding PH domain-containing protein, with the protein product MGKGIIGNLGGLSNIVSGLAGNLSEMNKDSVKSEYGKYLLDNEEVVQAYSLIRDLVIFTNIRVIIIDKQGATGKKMSVNSVFLMNIVDCSMETAGTGIDDSEINITFLTNIKRNAHNQTISTYKLEFPKKMDITPLYTWLFKLAYKNRLEINEVE
- a CDS encoding helix-turn-helix transcriptional regulator, producing the protein MMKQYEYKVNNKASYGCSICHAFNEAYNSNSDNFYYSIPQEAGSGEMNRICGSRGIRIIDYNLNFREPVEVCGVSRTPHMDMLFCLGDNLNWELPQVEKEFQLLSGESYIGTSSETRKKSIYPAMRDIHLIEIKMPLAEIKDILENICASCNLHCGSSKNIINGRYKVTPSIQVILQQILKCPYQNSLKQLYMEGKLLELVAVYLNEVVYQTEKISNNVNLSSEDLRCIYHAKDILDKNLAQTPSISSLSKYVLLNECKLKKGFKEVYGMPIHTYVINKRLEMAKFLLDEKNLNVSDVAVRVGYLNMSHFAAAFRKKYGVNPSKYIQDIKK
- a CDS encoding TfoX/Sxy family protein, which codes for MGELSKLLNIGKEVERQLNKVGIFAYDELKDIGAEQAWLKIQEIDTSACIHRLLALEGAIQGVKKADLPQERKADLKDFYNWHKSK
- a CDS encoding ASCH domain-containing protein; the protein is MDKIDISVKKMWEDYLTSIGESIIKTNKKYTSWHFCSDEKSANELARLVKEGVKRGTTSLYYLYEVENEKIPMADEYSVITNWSGIAECIIRTKKVRVLPFKDINEELAEIEGEGDKSLEYWKKAHIDVFIEELKELGMEFTSDMMVVFEEFEVVYK
- a CDS encoding EFR1 family ferrodoxin (N-terminal region resembles flavodoxins. C-terminal ferrodoxin region binds two 4Fe-4S clusters.); the encoded protein is MLGIYFSGTGNTKHCIELFVKELDVASKCISIEDANVLDEIHKSDFIVLAYPIHFSNLPKIVRDFILQNKPKFMGKKVFIIATMGLFSGDGAGCSARLLAQCGAEIVGGLHLKMPDCIGDEKALKKTIEQNKVIVKQAHIKIKKSANNLKNEHATQEGIGLLYHIAGLFGQRLWFYGKTKNYSDKLKINTEKCIGCGMCTQLCPMKNLSIVNRKAVQNGRCTMCYRCISNCPQEAITLLGKNLYEQCKIEKYL
- a CDS encoding oleate hydratase, yielding MGNFRNINTLKPEGIENKKAYLVGAGIASLSAAAYLIMDGHMDGKNITILEETNVSGGAMDGCGNAKDGYIIRGGREMEEHYECCWDLYSKIPSLDNPNRTVLDEFRELNTLDPNESTCRLIHNCGEKADSSSLGLSDIHIKQLTMLFLATEENLGATTVEEYFDPSFFETNMWYFWRSMFAFETWHSVAEMKRYMERFIHLLPGMNRFKGIMFAKYNQYDSMILPLKNWLLSKNVVFALNTQVKDLEIDINGDKKTVTAIHLTHNGKDKIIHTSENDLVFVTNGSMTENSTLGNMHKAPVLNRDLGGCWRLWNNIAKKHPSFGRPEVFCSDINKSNWESFTITCTDSKIADILKNLTGRDPYSGKTATGGIITIKDSSWLLSITCNRQPHFVDQPKNVLVLWAYGLFTDKIGDFVKKRMCDCTGEELVTELLYHLGMKDEIPEILKTVNVIPCMMPYITSQFMPRTKGDRPDVVPNGSTNLAFLGQFAEVPGDCVFTVEYSIRSAMIAVYTLLNLEKNVPEIYPSKYDIRVIAAAAKTLYSGRPLPAESIIHKLLKDTSLDGLI
- a CDS encoding class I SAM-dependent methyltransferase; protein product: MNKKYDKCLNKWNDIFSKEIFKTPTKSSSGNNVLDKGIEWICNDTTNVLDFGCGNGTMLFLCAINGTKYNVGIDLSQKGIQNAQIRAKQMLKGEFHFVQGNVDVLKNIDNSSFDAVILSNIIDNLYPDDAEILIREVERVLGNKGKVLVKLNPYITTEQITEWDIKVIKDNLLDDGLILLNNTTDEWKNFFERKFDIIHYEEIYYPEYNQTNRMFWLIKRPY
- a CDS encoding TetR/AcrR family transcriptional regulator, which translates into the protein MSQTTKKALAESLKKLMNTTPLAKITVNNIVNDCGVNRRTFYYHFQDIYALLEWIFKNEVAVVMAENKTYETWQQGFLRIFFYLSENRKMVLNTYNSIGRDQLETHLYSAVYNLVLDVVDEITEGMEVSEKEKEFVVNFYKVALVGLLLEWIRANMVENPEQIVDNLNKLISGDTYKALLKCKVC
- a CDS encoding AraC family transcriptional regulator produces the protein MEWFKHLSQAIDYIENNLAGDISYDEAAKIACCSTYYFQRMFSYVAGIPLSEYIRRRRMTKAAFELQVSKAKVMDIGLKYGYVSPTSFNRAFQNVHGVAPTATRRSGTKLNAYPRISFSIKVTGGESMRYRIEKKDPLRIVGVRVPLKEDIEQNFRIVPEFWDTTLKSNLFSKICKLANQNPHGILGVSTYKSPKDIYYYIAAATNKTVPKGMEKLEIPAATWVIFECDGRFKESIQTIFKRFLTEWLPFSGYEYAQLPDIEVYPISDPKVQGGHSEVWIAIKKGK
- a CDS encoding VOC family protein; translated protein: MKFKNPMLVVTDIEKAKIFYKDVLGLRVIMDFGANVTLTGGVALQTKESWKEFIKKNDNEIIFSGNNAELYFEEDKFDSFIEKLNALKYIEYVHPVYEHRWGQRVVRFYDLDKHIIEVGENIKVVCKRFLDSGLTVEETAKKMDVPIKFVQACAK